The sequence aaacctcctttggacttgacttcataacactagcagagtctgatcctcagacttatagagaagccatgacttcttctgaagctccgtggtggaaagagtcttctattagtgaaatggaatccatcaaagaaaatgatacatgggagatagtagatttacctccagggtgtaaggccataggatgtaaatggatcttcaggaggaaacgtaacatagatggaactattcaaaaatacaaggctaggttagtagtcaaaggctacaaacaaaaggaaggtgtagatttctttgatacttactcacccgttacgagaattacttccattaggatgttaattgctatagccgcggttcataacctagaaatacatcaaatggatgtaaagacagcttttctacatggtgaattagatgaagaaatttacatggaacaacctgagggctttgtagtgaaaggttgtgaaaacaaagtttgtaaactgaaaaaatctttgtatggattgaaacaagcacctaaacaatggcatgaaaaatttgatcatgtaatgttttctagtggttttagaatcaatgaatctgacaagtgtgtatatactaagcttgtaaatgatgcctgtgtgattgtatgcttgtatgttgatgatatgcttatacttggtacaaacatggatgtaattaattccactaagaacatgctgaatgagaaatttgacatgaaagacttaggcctcgcagatgtaatcttagggatgaaaattaggagaaattctaacggttatagtcttagtcaatcttattatgttgaatctgtgcttagaaattcaatcattttgattgtaaacctgcttatactccgtatgatccttgttgtaagctcaaaaagaacagaggtaatggagtatcacaactcgaatactcacgagttataggaagtctgatgtatttgatgaactgtactaggccagacattgcttatgttgtgagtaggttaagtaggtatacttgtaatccagggcaggaacactgggatgcactttttagagtgttgaggtatttgaaatacacattgaccttttgtttgaattatgaaaggtatcctgcagtccttgagggattttgtgatgcaaactggatatcagactcagaggagtctaagtctacgagtggatatgttttcactctagcatgtggggctgtttcttggaagagttccaaacagacctgcatagctcgatccactatggaatctgagcttattgcgctagataaagcaggagaggaagccgcttggctaagatgctttttagaagacattcctctctggcataggcctgtgccggctatatctatacatcgtgataatcaagctgccataactaaagctaaaaacagctactataatgggaagtctatacatattaaaagaagacacgataccctaaaacaactaatctcaaaaggcgttattttcattgattgggttaagtccaaggagaatatcgcggaccctttgacgaaaggtttgtccaaggagatagttagtaatgcatctaaggggatggggcttaggctcattaaataaacttgccatgaaggatactcaaccttgctgactggagatcccaagatcaaggtttcgatgagaaactaatttgtggcgggtcaaggtaaacactatcagagaattcattctctgccccttccctatggtgtagacgtgatagtgtgactgcatgtgaggatgactttctattaagtctcaatgagttctatagtttaaattttagattgaagtggggggtagcagtaaacactcttgatagaactcatctatatgaatgtggaagtgggtcgtttcctatgagaagagagctgattctctagagcattcggagaaacgggatttgtccagggccaaaaaggacacaacgacacgaactcgacagcaccgagagagatatcacgcgtggttattatcgcggattacaccaaacgatgacagttcaagacatcgcgttcactgtccatcaagtatttccggcaatttctcactaagcaaaggttcaagacctcatggacacctcttgcctaagtggtatttctcgctttccgttttctgattttttatcggtatttcattcatgtgggggattgttagagaaaatgagtttataaaatagtttggtttttggtcttggtgggattggaacttaggatctattggtcactaaggacactagctcattttcactatttgtgaatgaacctttagtcccacatagggaaaactaaagatgatacctctccataagtattgaaaattttgatattagagtggcccttgggtcattagcacttttgtgcgacgGAGAGGACTTAggaaatgggctagttggtgcaatcacacattttcacacacgcgcggtgcttcgcaccgaagcacgcacgccgccgtccgtccgggcGGGCGGGCGGgccgggctcgggtgtgggtgtgggtgtgggtcaagacttatcttttttgacaaaacttcttttgaatttttgaattaatacttaaaagatttcaaacaaaataaatatttGGGCGTCATTATGTCTATGCATGAAAGTTATAtcaacattaatttgcatgaacgttttatatcaaacttaaatttgcatgaacgtttttatttcaagtttaaatttgcatgaacgttttatatcaaacataatgacgcatgaacgtttcaaaccgttggaaaaaatctgaattaattgaaattgttttaatgcgcgtttatgagacctctctctattctcccctgTATAAAGCGTacactttctctcatttcgttttgtgtccagaagagctactatcctcttcttttcgtcttctccccatgtgtggtcctttatttttattccgtgcgcaattgttgttgaggtcgtaagagtgggcaagtaccgtagtgctaacagtgcttgcaacgggcagttttatcctagatacgaacttgaccacagggtatatgcatcactcattcttgaggcgtatcggtcaaatatcgtgttaaggacaacgtgttgaacagtgactctgtcctctgtttgcagtccaattgagtgtctatttactttccagaaattaatccttttattcttaCAGACGCAACAGGAACTACGTGTAGTTCCTATGTCGTGTAGTTGGATCCATGCCAAACACCTAACATTTGAATGCATCCCGTGACTTATCCTTTTGACTGCACTACATCCTCCAACTACCTCCGTATTAAGCGTGCCAAACGGACACTAATTCTTATTTGTCGAATTCAAAATCGTATTAGCTGGGGCTGACTCATGGTCCAAGAGGATGCATCGTTTGATAGGAGAAAAACAATTGAGAATAGAAAATCAATATTTCTAAGTTGGCGACTACATATATACATATAATATGAACAATTTGAGAGATAATCGTTTGATTGGATCTTTGATTTGAACAAGTTTAGAGAAAGGGAACGGATTTAGTGTGAGCAATATTTTATTCCCATGACAACTTCAAGCATATGCTATTACACATTCTCCCCACGTTTGGTGGGTTGAGTTCCTTTGTGTTTGGCTTATCCCCAAGAGGTATAGAGGTGCAGAAGTATCCGTGCATTCTTGTAATACGTAACAGAGGGAAGAATTTGCATTTTCTAAGCGAGGAGCTGTTTTGAAGAAATGCATGGAAATAGTTTAAAACAATCAGTGAGATGGGCTTATAGAAAAATCAGCTTACAGAAAAATGTTTGAAGAACAGATCGGTTTGTTGGCCAAAGAATACAAACTATCTTCAAAAAGCTCTGGAAGTTACCTATTCTACCTAGAATAGCTCAGTTCATTTGAAAATGTTTGAAAGACATTCTACAAACAAGAGATAAGTTGGTCTATGTCATACAAAATGGAGATTATAGTCGTCCTCTATGTTCACAATCCTTGGAGACTTCATCTCACAGTATTTTGCACTGCAATTTCTCAAAAACAGTATGGTTTGCTGTCCTGGGTATTtatattcaagatgatgcaaATTTGGTTGAATGGTTTTGTGACTGGTTTGACAGACTGAAAGCTCATCTAATACAAGAGGAACATCTGTGCAGAATAGCTATTACAACATGGTGCATTTGGAATGCGAGATGTGATAATTATTTAAAGGAAGGAAGATCACTCCAGAATCAATAATTATGAAGAGCATGTTAGAAATAGAGCTCCTGAAACCAAGAAGAGTCATTGCCGTTCCAAATACTGCCAGACAAAATATGATAAATTTGCACTGGAATCCTCCTAGTATAGGCACTTATAAGATTAATGTTGATGGTTCTTTTAACTATTCTACAAAATTAGGTGGTATTGGTCTAATACTTCGTGATTTTGCAGGTGCTCACAGGGGATCCAAATGTATCTTCTTAGAAACGGCGCTGAGTCCAGAACATTTGGAGTGCAAAGGTTTATGGGAAGCATTACAATGGGTTGAGGATATGAAGCTTGATAAGGTGATATTTGAACTGGACTCACAATTGGTAGCTGATGCAGTGAATCGAGAGAACTTCAACTCAGATTGGAGGATTTACAATTTAATTTTAGACATAAAGAGTATGCTTAAGAATAAAACTTTATAGCAATGCAATTATGTGCCAAAAGAACAAAATAAGGTTGCTGATATTTTAGCTAAGTTAGATAGAGTTTCTTTTTGAAGTAGTGTTTGGATTTCATCAATATCTGATAAGACTGTATCTCAACTACAAGAGGACGCTCTTCATCTAACGCAAGTCTCTTAATCAATGAAATTTCCAgcttcaagaaaagaaaaaaaacagtgaGATGGGCTCCATTTTGGGGTTGAAATTCCTTGTCCGAAAAATATCCGTCGAGATATCATTAGTGGTCTTGCGGAAAATCATGATGACTCGGTGATAATTTTCAATGTTTGTGTGCTTATTAATCtgctaaaaaaaagaaaaaaagattgccTTTACGATACTACCGTTTTACTGAAGAATGGTTATTTGATATAAAATCGCATATGAAATTAACACATGATCTCAGATCAAAACTATGTATTATATCTTATCTTActtatactaatataaagaaaagaagcGTTTTTGGTAGAAGACCTCATAAATTATTAAGTTGTCCTCTTTTTAATCACTAAGCTCTATTATATCAcgtaatttcaattaaaattaagtgtagaaattgaaaaagcgggggtctaacaacaccacccaatatttctcttagcaatttgtatggataatctccaatatactttttatgagaatcaactagacagttagactcagaGCTTGTTtttttgcagctgactcggtgtctgggtctgagtcaacccctgactcgcgccgagtcagcagtcagactgtttgttttgtaaatttagcAACCCCTGACTCGACATCTGAGTCGAacctaacccctgactcgggcCCTAGGGAGTCAGGCATTGAAATGCTGCTGAGTAGGTGGTTCAAACCCCTGACTCACTGAAATCGACGAAAATGCCCTCACGTTTTATATCAAAAAAACTCATttcctttctcattttcttcgttCATTCCGTCGGAAGCAGAGATGGGTGATGAGGAGGCAAACCCTAGATCTATTCTCAACTGATATCTTCTTCACCTCTCTCAACAAATCGAGTAATTTCTATCTCAATCATCACTCTCATCTCATCTTTCCATCTCTTTCAAATCATTTAAAAGCTTCTTTTAGAATCATTCATCATCTTCAGGTATAATTCTTCATCCATACTCATTTTCATATGGGTTTTATGTGATTCGGAACATgggtttttattaatattttatggTCGAACATGTTCTTTCATTTTCATATGGGTTTTATTTGATTTAGAAGATGGGTTTTTATTTAGATTTTCTGGTTGAATATctgatggtgtttgtgaaaatgcctAGGGGAGAAATATAACTGTGCTTGCTAATTATGATAGAACATGGGTCTTTCCTGTTTATAGCTAGGATACTAGACCATACAACTAaggatttcattttgtttttcctttttacagTTAAGAAATCTCTAGGTAACTGTAATGATAACAACCCTTATTGAAATTATAAGTACTTTCTGAATCTTTCATTGCTATGTTTATTGTGCATTTTGTGACTTACTTTAGCTAATCTTAATGGAGAATGTAATTCTACCTTTAATAAACTTGTATTCCtgtattaatttaaaaaaaataatgtagtATGGGCAGGGAAATTTTTGGGAAATAGAGTACAATTAGTCCTAGGCTCCTAGCCTTATAGGAAATCTATTTGATTCTTAATGCTGAGCCAATATCCTTATTACTATATAAGTGTTGTCATTTCGATATTTAGTGTGTGATTTTGAGTTACTGAGTTTGTTAAGTTGAAGGAAAACAGTGCTTTGGACAGGAAAGCAATAGAAAAGTTGTCTTCATTAATGAATTAATGTATCATAAATTCTTGATACTAGCCGGCAGAACCTTGTTACTGTATGCAAAGGGAATGATGTTGTTTAGAGAGAGAGGAAATGTTGTTTAAAAGTAAAAGCAATGATAATCTAGATGCTAAGGTGGATCCATGTCTCTTGGTAACCAACAATCAAATATTATGCATGTTGTCCTGGCTTGTTAAATGGCTTGTTATGGATTAGTGATCATTACTTTTGGCGAATCTCTCTTTTGATATTAGGACAGTAATGAGCTGGTGCCAACCATTGCTTTTACTTTTCGCTGTCAAATATTCTATCTTCATTTTAAACCCGTATATCCTGAATGCAGAAAGATCATGCCTAGTGGTAAATTACTTTGTATGGTAATTCTCAAAAGTTAGCACACTCTTTTTGTTTCAAATTACCCACGTCTTGtatttgttttactttatgcTAGTTCTCTATGGAGAAAAAGGAAGATGAGAAAGCAAATAAGATAACTTTTAGGAGCGTCCCAGAATTTAGAGGGCTATTTATTGACCATTGTTTGGCACAAGCTACTGAGTATGGATTTTCTGCAAATTCTTTGAAGCAAACTTCGTGGGGAAATTTGTGCAAGTTCTTTTCTGAGAAGTATGACTGCACCATCACACAAAAAAAGTTGAGAAACCACTGGGATTACTTGCGAACCCAATATGTCACTTGGTCCCGTCTCTTAGCAAGAACCGGACATGGGTATAACGCGGAGACGAACACATTTGATTGGAGCGAAGAGCAATGGATTGAATTAGACAAGGTAAGAGACTATTTCAGTTTTGTTTGGACTTTATGATTGAATTAAATTTATGCTTGTAAGCCCTGGTCTGGCTTACTTATATCGTTGTTTTTATTTAAACGCCGCTCTGCCATCAGGTTAAGGCAATGTGTTTTGGCTTTAGGAATTAAGTTTGAATTATGCTTAAAATTTGATCATGCTTCTTACCATGAACCATATCCCATTTTTATTGATAAATACCAGGGCTTAATTGTGTACCCCATGCAAATTTTATGAGTTCTTGATTCGTGTACCCATGTTTGACCATGTTTTTCTAATTCCATAGTCATTTCAGCTGATAATTAAGGTTTAAACTGACCGGAAACACTTCCTAACTAGAATCATAGACAGCTTCCAATGAAATATGAGGTGAGCTATATAGTATGGTCATTGTTGGTCGATTCAGATGACTTTGGTACTACTGTATTACATTGGTAATATGGTGATTTTCTTATGTTGTGACAGTATAATATGGTCACTTGTTCTTTTATTTGTACAATGAGCTGAGAAACACAGACTGCGCTATAATGTAAGATCTTTGAACAGGTGTGATATTTATATCAGATATATAAGCATGTGAATGTAATGACATCTAGCTGTCCAGGTTAAGCCAGTTAAGACAACTTTTGGTCAACCTACGTGATCTGTTAATTTATGATTTTGCTACAGTTTGGTCGTGGAAAGCAATTATACCCGCTTGAGAGGTATTTTAGGACTTGGGTCAACAATGTCTTTCTTCACTATTTGCTCTTAGTTTCTTTAGATTTTCTATTATATGTTCACCATTTTATGAAACAAGTTTCTATATAGTTGATTGAGGACAAGCAAGTATATATTTTATGAAACAAGTTTCTATATAGTTCATCAGGTTAAGCCAGTTAAGGCAATGTGTTAAATGTTTCCATAACCTTAATGAACCGTAATGTTCTGTTTGGTGCATCTAATTATAACTTTGATTGTATAAACAGCTGaacatatttattaatttttactTTCTAATTGATGCAGACAATCAAAAACGCTAGTCAATTCAAGAACAAGGGGCTGGAAGATGCAGAGAAGTTGCAGAATTTATTTGATGGGAAATTCTCCACTGGAGCTAATAGAGATACGCCTGGAAGAGTGGAACCGCCTTGTTCAGCTGGAACTTCTATAACTGCAGGGGTTTCAAATAATGGATCTGAATCTCGTACAAgtcatggaaaagaaaaaaatcatgagGATGACAACGAGGTTGATTCTAGTCTCAATGCAAAGGGGAGTGGCAGGAAAAGGaagaaggaaatggaggaagaatCAAGTGATCTATTAACTGAGAAAGTTTGTTCTATTGTAACATCGATGGAGACTCATCTTCAACATAAGAAACTTGCTATAGAAAAGGATAGCGCAGCCGAATTCATGAAAGCTTTGGATAATTTAATTGAGACTGATTGCATCACAATGGATGAGTATTTGAGCATAACTCTAAAAGCTTCAGAGATGCCTGGTTGGCAGAAATTGTTTGTCAGTTTGAAAAGCGATGAGCGTCGTGTTGCCTTTGTACACAAACTTTTAAAAGAACGTTGAGAAATCTTGAATACTCATCCACTGAGATGTTGAGAAATTAGGAAATAGTTAGAGATGTTAGGGTTGCAAAACATTCGTGTTTGTTACTTACGTACTCGAGTTTTATTTTATGTTGAATGTTGAATGAGTATTTATTGAAGTTAATGGATGAATCAGTATTATTTGTGCTTATTTGTGCTTAATGAGTGAATGTTGAATGAATGAATACGTATTTTCTTATTGGTTACATTGAATTGCTTGCtggttattttcttatttatgcTTTTAACCTTTTTCTTTCATTTCATTGCAGATTGAAAGGTTACAAGGAAGAGGGTTTAGAGAAGGGGAGAACTTAAATACAGGCAAGTACTCATTTTCTTATAtaggtttgtgaatgaatgaataatTATTTTTGAGTTGAAATATCGGATACCTAAACCATCAAAGTATTGTTACATGAAAAACAGCCCCCTGTAAACTGGGAGTTGGTTGCTTGAGCTGGTTTGAATTTGTTTCATGATCACATTCACATCATTGTTCAGCGTGATAAGACGTGTGGGTTATGACCTCATCCTGAGAGCTAAACCTGACCCCAAGTTCCACCTGAGCAGAAGGAATAGCCTCAATCAACTCTGGCGGGATCCTAGAATTTCATCTTGTGACCCTAAGTGTTTAGATGTGGATGATTTTGCATTAGCATATGAGATTATGACTTTCTTTGAGTTTGGGTACTTGACTGACTCAAAGTAATACTAATAATCTTGAAGAGGAGAATCGGTTGACATTGAGAATATAACGATCTTCTGAGCTGATAACTTACTATGAGTGAATCTAGCAGTGcaattactcagaagaaattagtCGTAGTCATCTCTACTAAATATtgtattgaaattgattttcttTCATCTACTTGGTCTTTTCAGGAAAATGAAAACGCTATTATCTCAACTAGTAGTTTTATGCTTGTTAGTGAAGAAACTTAAGAAGGCTAAACGGCGTGTACGCCCGAAGTACAAGAAGTCAATTTTAACGGGAAAGGCTTTCACCCAAGACCTGTTAGATGGAAATCCGAGGAATATGTACAAACTATTGAGAATGAGTAAGGTTCCTTTTACCCTATTATGCAATGAGTTCCGAGCCAAAGGACTTTTAGAGGATAGTAAATATATAGAAGTAGAGGAGAAGATGGCAATGTTCTTATATACAATTGGGCACAACTGTAGGAATCGTGTAATTTTGTATCACTTTCAACATTCGGGTGAAACGGTTAGTAAGTATTTTCATGAAGTGTTGGCTGCTATGAAGATTTGGTCTGCTGAAGTTTTAGTTCCTCCGTCTAATGTATTTGACCATCCAGCTATAACTAAAAGGCATAAACGTCTCAGAGAAGGTGCttttaaaggtgttgttggtgcATTGGATGGCACTCTAATTAGTGCGAGCATTCCAGTCGAGAAGAAAATACCGTATAGAGGAAGGGTAAGAGGAGAATGTACCCAAAACGTGCTTGCGATATGTGATTGGGATATGTACTTTTTGTATGTAGTGGTTGGATGGGAAGGCACTGCTCATGACTCGAGAGTGTTGACCGAGGCAGTGCGTGATCCATATTTCAAGTTTCCTTTACCTCCACCAGGTAATATCTCTATTTTAAGTCCCATTTTTCTGCATTGGGTTTGTTTTCTTTACTCAATTTTATTTAGATTCTTGTGCACTGCGTTCTTATATACCGAACTCTACTTAGGAATTAGGATATATATGCTCTACTCTGTTTTTGCTCGCCTAAACTTTCTGTCATGCTGGCGTCCTCGCGTCTCATGCCTTATGACTTGTCCTCAGTTAGCCCCACTTGTGCCAAAAGCTATATATGTTGTATGTGAG comes from Papaver somniferum cultivar HN1 chromosome 7, ASM357369v1, whole genome shotgun sequence and encodes:
- the LOC113294878 gene encoding uncharacterized protein LOC113294878, whose protein sequence is MKSMLEIELLKPRRVIAVPNTARQNMINLHWNPPSIGTYKINVDGSFNYSTKLGGIGLILRDFAGAHRGSKCIFLETALSPEHLECKGLWEALQWVEDMKLDKVIFELDSQLVADAVNRENFNSDWRIYNLILDIKSMLKNKTL